In a single window of the Pseudoxanthomonas sp. F37 genome:
- a CDS encoding glycoside hydrolase family 99-like domain-containing protein — translation MSNSLSRQLRTTLFYALRTAFRLTPMPQATRDRLRQRFLDTRGHWVPEGPKGKAPTGELPRRPYVRSDERAIGYVPYEQGELPDPLPATLVAFYLPQFHTIPENDEWWGKGFTEWRNVARALPQFEGHHQPKLPGDLGFYDLRNVEVMHEQARLAREYGISAFCFYFYWFGGKTLLETPLRNWLNDKSIDLEFCLCWANEKWTRTWDGRGDEILIDQQHSPEDDIAFIEYVAEYMRDPRYLRVDGKPMLLVYRPGLFPDMAATALRWRRWCRDNGIGEIHLAYVQSFERPDPAEIGFDAAVEFPPSFSSPTRIAGTQQLLNPEFKGAVLDWRDMSSEYLMRSPTEYLLHRGANPGWDNEARRSGAGRIFFHAAPRRYRDWLTGIVAKSREVASSSPLIFVNAWNEWAEGATLEPDATHGYAALEATRHALRSTAGLMEEAPRRPCAVIHAWYLDEFGELLKELERSGLDWNIFVTTSSRNLKAIQAMVEHCRFAATVIAVENRGRDILPFLRLANRLLDSGVDIVLKLHTKRSPHLSNGDAWRRELIGRLVAQGRARTIMSAFDADSRLGLVGPEGHILPIAPFIGGNRGAIDRLWRRMALSESVPEDGRFVSGSMFWVRLAALRPLLDTPVYESQFEVESGQTDGTLAHALERIFGICAEAAGFTMRSSAAIIGRPDVTTETYAYARANNPHE, via the coding sequence GTGTCGAATTCCCTGTCCCGGCAACTTCGCACCACGCTTTTCTACGCGCTTCGGACAGCCTTCCGGTTGACGCCGATGCCACAGGCAACGCGCGACCGCTTGCGCCAGCGCTTTCTCGACACGCGCGGACATTGGGTGCCGGAAGGCCCCAAGGGCAAGGCACCCACCGGCGAACTGCCGCGACGCCCCTACGTACGTTCGGATGAGCGCGCCATTGGCTACGTCCCCTACGAACAGGGCGAGCTGCCGGACCCCTTGCCCGCCACCCTTGTCGCGTTCTATCTGCCGCAGTTCCATACCATTCCGGAGAACGACGAGTGGTGGGGCAAGGGCTTCACCGAATGGCGCAACGTCGCCCGCGCCCTGCCCCAGTTCGAGGGCCACCACCAGCCGAAGCTACCCGGCGACCTGGGCTTCTACGACCTGCGCAACGTCGAAGTCATGCACGAGCAGGCGCGCCTGGCCCGCGAATACGGCATCAGCGCGTTCTGCTTCTACTTCTACTGGTTCGGCGGCAAGACCCTGCTGGAAACTCCGCTGCGCAACTGGCTCAACGACAAGTCCATCGACCTGGAGTTCTGCCTGTGCTGGGCGAACGAAAAATGGACCCGGACCTGGGACGGCCGCGGCGACGAGATCCTCATCGACCAGCAGCACTCCCCCGAGGACGACATCGCGTTCATCGAGTACGTGGCGGAGTACATGCGCGACCCGCGGTACTTGCGGGTGGATGGGAAGCCGATGCTGCTGGTTTACCGCCCAGGCCTTTTCCCGGACATGGCTGCGACCGCCCTTCGCTGGCGCCGCTGGTGCCGCGACAACGGCATAGGCGAAATTCACTTGGCCTACGTGCAGAGTTTCGAGAGGCCCGATCCGGCGGAGATCGGGTTCGATGCGGCGGTGGAGTTCCCGCCCAGCTTCAGCAGCCCCACGCGCATTGCCGGCACGCAACAGCTCCTCAACCCGGAGTTCAAAGGGGCAGTCCTCGATTGGCGCGACATGTCGAGCGAGTACCTGATGCGTTCCCCGACGGAATACCTTCTGCATCGTGGAGCAAATCCTGGATGGGACAACGAGGCGCGCCGCTCGGGCGCGGGGCGCATCTTCTTTCATGCTGCGCCACGCCGATATCGTGACTGGCTGACGGGCATCGTCGCAAAGTCCAGGGAAGTTGCTTCATCCAGCCCCTTGATCTTCGTAAACGCTTGGAACGAGTGGGCGGAGGGAGCTACGCTTGAGCCTGACGCCACGCATGGGTATGCGGCACTCGAAGCCACCAGGCATGCCCTTCGATCGACTGCCGGGTTGATGGAAGAAGCGCCAAGGCGTCCTTGCGCTGTGATACATGCTTGGTATCTGGACGAGTTCGGGGAACTCCTCAAGGAACTGGAGCGTAGCGGGCTCGACTGGAACATCTTCGTAACCACGTCGAGCCGGAATCTAAAGGCGATCCAGGCCATGGTGGAACACTGCCGGTTTGCGGCAACCGTTATTGCAGTCGAGAACCGGGGACGGGACATTTTGCCTTTCTTGCGGTTGGCCAATCGACTTCTGGACAGCGGAGTCGATATCGTGCTCAAACTGCACACGAAACGGTCACCCCATTTGAGCAATGGGGACGCTTGGCGGCGCGAGCTCATTGGAAGACTGGTGGCCCAAGGACGGGCGCGAACGATTATGTCCGCTTTCGATGCAGACAGCCGCCTCGGCTTGGTCGGGCCCGAAGGTCACATTCTGCCGATTGCTCCTTTCATTGGCGGGAACAGAGGTGCGATCGACCGACTATGGCGAAGAATGGCGCTCTCCGAATCGGTACCGGAGGACGGCCGCTTCGTGTCAGGCAGCATGTTCTGGGTGAGACTGGCTGCGCTGAGGCCACTGCTCGACACCCCTGTTTACGAATCGCAATTCGAGGTCGAGTCGGGCCAAACGGACGGCACGCTGGCGCACGCTTTGGAAAGGATATTCGGCATCTGTGCAGAAGCGGCTGGATTCACCATGAGAAGCTCCGCGGCCATCATCGGCCGCCCGGATGTGACCACTGAAACCTATGCTTACGCCCGGGCCAACAACCCTCATGAATGA
- a CDS encoding glycosyltransferase family 4 protein: MKERILFISRKWPPSVGGMETYASELSAGLSDVFDLRLLVLRGREDGRPPALWAYAAFVIKAMAFCLFRGRRYDRVIFGDLILFPAALCHHLTNKRATRLVILYGLDLVYHRRKGVLPRLYGLFFRLFRASQSCFSACVAISAHTSALAAAERIRNVNVITPSLPASSFPSEDVASERLPDVWNKSKDCFRILYFGRLVPRKGSLWFATNVVPRISGGACFFVVGDTSDSEYKLKLRACERTHCLGRLDAPALASMIRSADAVVMPNIPTPDAVDAEGFGLVAIEASSLGARLLASRLDGITDAVIDGKTGLLLQAGNADAWVSAIEGLRDPARGVLEDRGAIARHTRERFSRSAQTSAFVTLLEDAR, translated from the coding sequence ATGAAAGAACGCATCCTATTCATCTCTAGAAAATGGCCGCCGTCGGTCGGCGGCATGGAAACATATGCGTCAGAGCTTAGCGCCGGCCTGAGCGACGTTTTCGACCTCCGCCTGCTCGTCCTGAGAGGGCGTGAAGACGGACGTCCGCCCGCGCTCTGGGCCTACGCGGCGTTTGTCATCAAGGCGATGGCGTTCTGCCTCTTCCGCGGGCGGCGCTACGACCGGGTCATCTTCGGCGACCTGATACTTTTCCCGGCAGCCCTGTGTCATCACCTGACCAACAAGAGAGCTACGCGATTGGTGATCCTGTATGGACTCGATCTGGTCTATCACAGGAGGAAAGGTGTTTTGCCGAGGCTGTATGGACTCTTCTTCCGCCTGTTTCGTGCCTCCCAGTCATGCTTCAGCGCCTGCGTGGCCATCTCGGCCCATACCTCGGCACTGGCAGCCGCAGAGCGCATACGCAATGTCAACGTAATTACTCCCTCGCTTCCCGCCAGCAGCTTCCCAAGCGAAGACGTGGCGTCAGAGCGACTCCCGGACGTCTGGAACAAGTCAAAAGACTGCTTCCGGATCCTGTATTTCGGTCGACTCGTGCCCCGCAAGGGCTCCTTGTGGTTCGCCACCAACGTGGTCCCGAGAATCAGCGGCGGGGCCTGCTTCTTCGTAGTAGGGGACACTTCCGATTCGGAGTACAAGCTCAAACTACGCGCGTGCGAGCGTACCCATTGCCTGGGACGGCTCGATGCCCCCGCGCTGGCGTCGATGATACGAAGCGCCGATGCCGTCGTAATGCCCAACATTCCAACGCCAGACGCTGTCGATGCCGAAGGCTTCGGCCTGGTGGCGATCGAGGCGTCTTCTTTGGGAGCGAGGCTCTTGGCGTCTCGGCTCGATGGCATCACCGATGCGGTCATCGACGGGAAGACCGGTCTCCTACTGCAGGCGGGAAACGCCGACGCATGGGTCTCCGCGATAGAAGGGCTTCGCGATCCAGCGCGCGGGGTACTGGAGGACCGGGGCGCAATCGCGCGCCATACACGGGAGCGCTTCTCACGTAGCGCCCAGACCTCTGCTTTCGTTACGCTGCTCGAGGATGCTCGTTGA
- a CDS encoding ABC-type transport auxiliary lipoprotein family protein, which translates to MKPMRLVLALPLALALAGCSILGSEQRDPVTIFAPDVRVSARPDWPAVSWTLVIAKPTAARVIDSPRISVRPTPGELQVYRGASWAMPATDMLQDAVQRTLEDSGRIPAVASADAGILGDYKLVMDLRRFDADYAGGALPEAVVEVNAKLVNNRGQHVVASRTFLQQRQADGVDVARVAAAFEQALQAATAEIAGWVLVSGNGDPKPAASR; encoded by the coding sequence ATGAAGCCGATGCGCCTCGTCCTTGCCCTCCCCCTTGCGCTCGCGCTGGCCGGCTGCTCCATCCTGGGCAGCGAGCAGCGGGACCCCGTCACCATCTTCGCCCCCGACGTCCGCGTGTCCGCGCGCCCCGACTGGCCCGCCGTGTCGTGGACGCTGGTGATCGCCAAGCCCACCGCGGCGAGGGTGATCGACAGCCCCCGCATCAGCGTGCGACCGACCCCGGGCGAACTGCAGGTCTACCGCGGCGCGTCCTGGGCGATGCCGGCGACGGACATGCTGCAGGACGCGGTACAGCGCACGCTGGAGGATTCCGGCCGCATTCCCGCTGTGGCCAGCGCCGACGCGGGCATCCTGGGCGACTACAAGCTGGTCATGGACCTGCGCCGGTTCGATGCCGACTATGCGGGCGGCGCGCTGCCGGAGGCGGTCGTGGAAGTGAACGCCAAGCTGGTGAACAACCGCGGACAGCACGTCGTCGCTTCGCGCACGTTCCTGCAGCAGCGGCAAGCCGATGGCGTGGACGTGGCCCGTGTGGCCGCGGCGTTCGAACAGGCCCTGCAAGCGGCCACGGCCGAGATCGCGGGCTGGGTGCTCGTTTCGGGGAATGGCGACCCGAAGCCGGCCGCGTCCCGCTGA
- a CDS encoding alpha-ketoglutarate-dependent dioxygenase AlkB: MAALPGASLAFVPEWLGADQADALLRLLQRELPWSVHRIRMFGREVDSPRLSAWIGDVGAVYRYSGADFTPCPWNGALFGLRARLQEELGVPFNSVLANLYRDGRDAMGWHSDDEPELGPRPVIASVSLGGVRRFALKHRHDAALKGALELPHGSLLVMSGDTQRLYRHALPRTSREVAARINLTFRQIDPARRR; the protein is encoded by the coding sequence CTGGCCGCGCTGCCGGGTGCATCGCTTGCGTTCGTGCCGGAATGGCTGGGCGCCGACCAAGCCGATGCGCTGTTGCGCCTCCTCCAGCGCGAGCTGCCGTGGAGCGTGCACCGGATCAGGATGTTCGGACGCGAAGTGGATTCCCCCCGCCTCAGCGCCTGGATCGGGGATGTGGGCGCGGTCTATCGCTATTCGGGGGCCGATTTCACGCCCTGTCCCTGGAATGGCGCCCTGTTCGGGCTCAGGGCGCGGCTGCAGGAAGAACTGGGGGTGCCGTTCAACAGCGTGCTGGCGAACCTGTACCGCGACGGACGCGACGCCATGGGCTGGCACAGCGACGACGAGCCCGAACTGGGCCCACGCCCGGTCATCGCCTCGGTGAGCCTGGGTGGGGTACGGCGTTTTGCGCTGAAGCATCGCCATGATGCGGCGCTGAAAGGCGCGCTGGAACTGCCGCATGGCAGCCTGCTGGTGATGTCGGGGGACACCCAGCGCCTGTACCGGCATGCGCTTCCACGCACGTCGCGCGAGGTGGCCGCGCGGATCAACCTGACGTTCCGACAGATCGATCCCGCGCGTCGCCGCTGA
- a CDS encoding electron transfer flavoprotein-ubiquinone oxidoreductase, translated as MSDVERDVMEYDVVTVGAGPAGLAFAIRLKQLNADISVCVIEKASTIGAHILSGAVIEPAPLDALLPGWRDNPPPICVPATEDEFWYFSKEGGRRFPMVPPGMRNHGNFIVSLGAMCAWLAPQAEALGVEIYPGFAASETLHDDDGKVVGVRIGDMGIAKDGSHKPGYTQGIDIRAKVTVLAEGARGHLTKRLVKCFALDKHSDPQAYSIGIKELWQVPEGRATPGKIVHTLGWPASNDIYGGSFLYHLENNRIALGYVSGLDYKDPEYKPWEAFQQWKNHPLIKPLLEGGNILSAGARAIVTGGWQSLPKVEMPGALLIGDTAGLLNVPKIKGTHQAIRSGMLAAEHLVSSQLAPQGFDAKLRASEAMAELKSVRNIKPGFKKGLWFGMANAAWETLTGGLSPWTLKVKPDWSSLERIGEHEAPRRDYVDRTLAPRDRLQGVYFAATEHDEDQPVHLRVHDTSVCVTRCAAEYDNPCTRFCPAGVYEIVDDGSGKRLQINAANCVHCKTCDIKDPYQLIDWVTPEGGSGPNYQNL; from the coding sequence ATGTCCGATGTCGAACGCGATGTGATGGAGTACGACGTCGTCACCGTCGGCGCGGGCCCGGCGGGCCTGGCCTTCGCCATCCGGCTGAAACAGCTGAATGCCGACATCTCGGTCTGCGTGATCGAGAAGGCCAGCACCATCGGCGCGCACATCCTGTCCGGCGCGGTGATCGAACCCGCACCGCTGGATGCCCTGCTCCCCGGCTGGCGCGACAACCCGCCACCGATCTGCGTGCCGGCCACGGAGGACGAGTTCTGGTACTTCAGCAAGGAGGGCGGCCGCAGGTTTCCGATGGTGCCACCGGGCATGCGCAACCATGGCAACTTCATCGTGTCGCTGGGCGCGATGTGCGCCTGGCTGGCCCCGCAGGCCGAGGCACTGGGCGTGGAGATCTACCCGGGCTTCGCCGCTTCGGAAACGCTTCACGATGACGACGGCAAGGTCGTGGGCGTGCGCATCGGCGACATGGGCATCGCCAAGGACGGCAGCCACAAGCCCGGCTACACGCAGGGCATCGACATCCGCGCCAAGGTCACCGTGCTGGCCGAAGGCGCGCGCGGCCACCTGACCAAGCGACTGGTTAAGTGCTTCGCGCTGGACAAGCACAGCGATCCGCAGGCGTACTCCATCGGCATCAAGGAGCTGTGGCAGGTGCCGGAAGGCCGGGCCACGCCAGGCAAGATCGTGCACACCCTTGGCTGGCCGGCCAGCAACGACATCTATGGCGGAAGCTTCCTGTACCACCTGGAAAACAACCGGATCGCGCTGGGCTACGTCAGCGGCCTGGACTACAAGGATCCGGAATACAAGCCGTGGGAGGCCTTCCAGCAATGGAAGAACCACCCGCTGATCAAGCCCCTTCTGGAAGGCGGCAACATCCTCTCCGCCGGCGCACGCGCCATCGTCACCGGGGGCTGGCAGTCGCTGCCGAAGGTCGAGATGCCCGGCGCGCTGCTGATCGGCGATACCGCCGGCTTGCTCAACGTGCCGAAGATCAAGGGCACGCACCAGGCCATCCGCAGCGGCATGCTGGCGGCCGAGCACCTGGTCTCGTCGCAGCTTGCGCCGCAAGGTTTCGATGCGAAGCTGCGCGCCTCGGAGGCGATGGCGGAGTTGAAGTCGGTGCGCAACATCAAGCCCGGTTTCAAGAAGGGCCTGTGGTTCGGCATGGCCAACGCCGCATGGGAAACGCTCACCGGCGGCCTGTCGCCCTGGACGCTCAAGGTGAAACCCGATTGGTCGTCACTGGAGAGGATCGGCGAGCACGAAGCGCCCAGGCGCGACTACGTGGATCGCACCCTGGCCCCGCGCGATCGCCTGCAGGGCGTGTACTTCGCCGCCACCGAGCACGACGAGGACCAGCCCGTCCACCTGCGCGTCCACGACACCTCGGTATGCGTGACCCGTTGCGCCGCCGAGTACGACAACCCCTGCACGCGCTTCTGCCCGGCGGGGGTGTATGAAATCGTCGACGACGGCAGCGGCAAGCGCCTGCAGATCAATGCCGCCAACTGCGTGCACTGCAAGACCTGCGACATCAAGGACCCCTACCAGCTCATCGACTGGGTGACGCCGGAAGGCGGCTCGGGGCCGAATTACCAGAACCTCTAA
- a CDS encoding MlaD family protein, with translation METRANYVLIGAFTLIIASALLLFGLWAAKYSSERTWQEYQVVFREAVTGLSVGSPVQYNGIAVGSITKLSLAPNDPRQVIARIRVESYTPVKTDTRAKLAITSLTGPTIIQLSGGTPQAPALTSVDSREAPVIQTAPSALQNITDTANRIVERLDQVLSDKNVASIAATLENLESMSDSLASREDGLESLIVSARDAAQNLDKTLTTTNGAIERLDKNLVQELPGILDKLETTLGKLDSAAGNADAILGENRAAINSFANDGLGQLGPTLTELRGLVRDLRRVSDRLEGNPARYLLGRDAPKEFEPK, from the coding sequence ATGGAAACGCGCGCCAATTACGTCCTCATCGGGGCCTTCACCCTCATCATCGCCAGCGCGCTGCTGCTGTTCGGGCTGTGGGCGGCCAAGTATTCGTCCGAACGCACCTGGCAGGAGTACCAGGTGGTGTTCCGCGAGGCGGTCACCGGCCTGTCCGTCGGCAGCCCGGTGCAGTACAACGGCATCGCGGTGGGCTCCATCACCAAACTGTCGCTCGCGCCCAACGACCCGCGCCAGGTGATCGCGCGCATCCGGGTGGAGTCGTACACCCCGGTCAAGACCGATACCCGGGCCAAGCTGGCCATCACCAGCCTGACGGGTCCGACCATCATCCAGCTCAGCGGCGGCACGCCGCAGGCACCTGCCCTGACCAGCGTGGACAGCCGCGAAGCCCCGGTGATCCAGACCGCACCCTCGGCGCTGCAGAACATCACCGACACCGCCAACCGCATCGTCGAGCGCCTGGACCAGGTGCTGAGCGACAAGAACGTGGCCAGCATCGCCGCCACGCTGGAAAACCTGGAGTCCATGAGCGACTCGCTCGCCAGCCGCGAAGACGGGCTGGAGTCGCTGATCGTCAGCGCGCGCGACGCGGCGCAGAACCTGGACAAGACCCTGACCACCACCAACGGCGCCATCGAGCGCCTGGACAAGAACCTGGTGCAGGAGCTGCCGGGGATCCTGGACAAGCTGGAAACCACGCTGGGCAAGCTGGATTCGGCGGCCGGCAACGCCGATGCGATCCTCGGCGAGAACCGCGCCGCCATCAACAGCTTCGCCAACGACGGACTGGGCCAGCTGGGCCCCACGCTGACCGAGCTGCGCGGCCTGGTGCGCGACCTGCGCCGTGTCAGCGACCGCCTAGAAGGCAATCCCGCGCGCTACCTGCTGGGCCGCGATGCACCCAAGGAGTTCGAACCGAAATGA
- a CDS encoding class I SAM-dependent methyltransferase: MPKTMEPASERSRLPHAVLDEASRILKARKIVALLGEQRFSDARRILEIGCGSGAISSTLARIGHADAHVTAVDVADNRIVTDGYTFIKVDGTSLPFDAGSFDVIVTNHVIEHVGDRSEQLHHLREIARVMDASAITYLAVPNKWRLIEPHFRLPLLSWLPIQVADLYVRLMRRGDHYDCIPLSDAEARKLFQEAGLIHSESTIEAVRLTLLIEYPESRIARFLSSSLPSPLIKLAKPLISTLIYTLQKGSP, encoded by the coding sequence ATGCCGAAGACAATGGAACCCGCCTCGGAACGGTCAAGACTGCCACATGCAGTCCTTGATGAAGCAAGTCGTATACTCAAGGCGCGGAAGATCGTCGCGCTCCTCGGTGAGCAGCGCTTCTCCGATGCCCGCCGCATTCTTGAAATCGGCTGTGGGTCGGGTGCAATCTCGTCGACGCTCGCCCGGATCGGTCACGCGGATGCGCATGTAACTGCGGTCGATGTTGCGGACAATCGCATAGTGACCGACGGCTACACTTTCATTAAGGTTGATGGAACGAGCTTGCCTTTCGACGCGGGAAGTTTCGATGTCATCGTCACCAACCACGTCATTGAGCATGTCGGAGACCGCTCCGAGCAGTTGCATCACCTTCGCGAGATTGCCCGGGTAATGGATGCCTCGGCAATCACCTACCTCGCCGTACCCAACAAGTGGAGACTCATCGAACCCCACTTTCGCCTCCCTCTGCTGAGCTGGCTGCCCATCCAGGTAGCAGACCTGTATGTCCGCCTCATGCGAAGGGGCGATCACTACGACTGCATACCCCTCAGCGACGCAGAAGCCAGGAAATTGTTCCAGGAGGCGGGACTGATCCATAGTGAGTCGACCATCGAAGCCGTCCGACTGACGTTGCTGATCGAGTATCCGGAATCTCGGATCGCGAGGTTCCTTTCCTCGTCGCTGCCATCCCCGCTCATCAAGCTGGCGAAACCCCTCATTTCGACCCTGATCTATACGCTGCAGAAGGGTTCACCGTGA
- a CDS encoding ABC transporter ATP-binding protein translates to MIQVRGLVNRFGEQTVHEGLDLDVRRGEILGVVGGSGTGKSVLMRAILGLREPQEGRISVLGEDALSQNPAARQHIERNTGVLFQDGALFSSLTVGENVQVPLKEHHPELPDSWRYELALLKVKLAGLPADALNKLPSQLSGGMRKRAGLARALALDPPLLFLDEPTAGLDPIGAAAFDRLIKTLQEALGLTVFLITHDLDTLYAICDRVAVLADRKVVTVAPLPEVERFDHPWVQEYFHGPRARAARDGQRASGPSLSQTAV, encoded by the coding sequence GTGATCCAGGTGCGTGGGCTGGTCAACCGTTTCGGCGAGCAGACCGTGCACGAAGGCCTGGACCTGGACGTGCGCCGTGGCGAGATCCTCGGCGTGGTCGGTGGTTCCGGTACCGGCAAGTCGGTGCTGATGCGCGCCATCCTCGGCCTGCGGGAACCCCAGGAAGGCCGGATCTCCGTGCTGGGCGAGGACGCACTGTCGCAGAATCCCGCCGCGCGCCAGCACATCGAGCGCAACACCGGCGTGCTGTTCCAGGATGGCGCGCTGTTCTCCTCGCTGACCGTCGGCGAGAACGTGCAGGTGCCGCTGAAGGAGCATCATCCGGAACTGCCCGACAGCTGGCGCTACGAACTGGCCCTGCTGAAGGTCAAGCTGGCCGGCCTGCCCGCCGATGCGCTGAACAAGCTGCCGTCGCAGCTGTCCGGCGGCATGCGCAAGCGCGCCGGACTGGCCCGCGCGCTGGCCCTCGACCCGCCGCTGCTGTTCCTCGACGAACCCACCGCGGGACTGGACCCGATCGGCGCGGCCGCGTTCGACCGCCTGATCAAGACCCTGCAGGAAGCGCTCGGCCTGACGGTGTTCCTGATCACCCACGACCTGGACACGCTGTATGCGATCTGCGACCGCGTGGCCGTGCTGGCGGACCGCAAGGTGGTCACGGTCGCGCCGCTGCCGGAGGTGGAGCGGTTCGACCATCCCTGGGTGCAGGAATACTTCCACGGTCCGCGCGCGCGCGCCGCGCGCGACGGACAGCGGGCCTCCGGGCCTTCCCTTTCGCAAACGGCGGTCTGA
- a CDS encoding lysylphosphatidylglycerol synthase domain-containing protein, with the protein MKRLWSVLGLLIGLACLYLFLQAAASHWEAFRLVHVDGTTVLSLAMALVCYLLTYLLSARGWQLVLRIVGVDLAYHRSLGIVATSQIGKYLPGNVGQHVGRMLLARRSGVDMGRAGASIALEPIFLLAAACACSFFALDLLSRALFIYAPTAKDNLLLLAGGMLLCILVVFLVPQFRTRAVPVAMKSRLLLSGRNLVLALHVLGINGACLLLGSIALWLIVGAMSVPYQDFHPALLGVYAIAWLFGFVVPGAPAGLGVREALLILGLTPLYGGEVAVTSTAILRLTTVLGDGFTYLIGISLRPRLGSNASGGGIG; encoded by the coding sequence GTGAAGCGTCTGTGGTCTGTGCTTGGACTGCTGATCGGCTTGGCATGTCTGTACCTGTTCTTGCAAGCCGCTGCATCGCACTGGGAGGCGTTCAGGCTGGTACACGTCGATGGCACAACGGTTCTCAGCCTGGCGATGGCGCTGGTCTGCTACCTCCTCACCTATCTTCTCAGTGCGCGAGGTTGGCAGTTGGTACTCCGCATCGTGGGCGTGGACCTCGCATACCACAGATCGCTGGGCATCGTGGCCACGTCCCAGATTGGCAAGTATCTGCCTGGCAACGTGGGCCAGCATGTCGGGCGAATGCTCCTGGCCCGACGTTCCGGCGTCGACATGGGCCGGGCCGGCGCGAGTATCGCCCTTGAACCCATATTCCTCTTGGCAGCAGCGTGCGCATGTTCTTTTTTTGCGTTGGATCTTCTTTCGCGGGCTCTTTTCATTTATGCGCCCACCGCAAAGGACAATCTCCTGCTTCTGGCCGGGGGCATGCTGCTCTGCATCCTGGTGGTTTTCCTAGTACCGCAGTTTCGGACGAGGGCGGTGCCAGTCGCCATGAAATCCCGACTTCTCCTATCGGGAAGAAACCTCGTGCTGGCGCTGCACGTGCTGGGAATCAATGGGGCCTGCCTCCTGCTGGGCTCGATCGCACTCTGGCTCATCGTGGGCGCCATGAGCGTTCCGTACCAGGATTTCCACCCTGCTCTTCTTGGCGTCTATGCGATCGCCTGGTTGTTCGGGTTTGTCGTACCGGGCGCGCCGGCGGGACTTGGCGTAAGAGAGGCACTCCTTATCCTTGGATTGACGCCACTGTATGGGGGTGAAGTGGCGGTCACCAGCACTGCCATCTTGCGGTTGACCACAGTGCTGGGGGACGGCTTCACCTACTTGATCGGGATTTCCCTTCGCCCCAGATTGGGCAGCAACGCCTCCGGCGGCGGCATTGGCTAG